TTGAGCATACCTGGAATGCATTCAGCACGGTAAAGATGTAATTGACTATAAGGGCTTTGGGTCCTTCAGTTAGGTCAATCATCAACACAAAAAATCCAAAAATCCATGTCAGGCCGAAGACTGGAGTCAGAAGAATCACTGACCTCAAAACTGTTTTGGCAGCAGATTTTTCCTTTTCATCAAGGGACTGCTTAATTTTTTGGTGATCCAAAAGCTTCATGAGGACCACCATCATCGAGAACACATTGATGAAAACAATTGTACCAACTGGAATTATAAACGTGAAGATGGAGCCCTGCAGTGATCCTTTGAAAACCAGCCAGCAGGTATGTTTTGAGAAGTATGAGCCTTCAGCGCCGACTTGGTTGACGAGAAATGTGACGAAGACGATAAGAAAGGGGCAAACATAGCCCACTAAGAACGAGAACCGCAGGTAGTACTTCTTGCTCACTttgtggaacaggaaaactgATTGGTGAAGAAGTGTGCTACTCAGACACAGCATCCAAAAGAACATGGACAGGTAACAGAAATGCTTCAGCGCTGCGAAGATCACACACAACGTTTCTGAGGTACTCTCTGGCTCAGAAGTTGCAAGAAAACAGCAGTCTGCAAtcaacaaacacacagaaatgttaACATGGGCAGCATGTCGTAAATACGAGGTGTTTGTCTTAACCACTTTGCTCCAGACGATCAGTTCTATAAGGAGGCTGATAACGAGTGACGCGATTGATACGGACAGACCCACCAAGGTTATCTGAGATAACGCAGGAACGTTCAGGGGTTTTTTTGACATTAGAATGGAAAATGCAGACAAATGGTTGCACACGCAGCGAAAAGGAGCTTCCCATTTGCATCCATATGATGTCCAGCTATGGCTGCTATTGTCCCAAGAGACACATTTTAACGCAACATTGGGAGGCCTTGGTCTAAGTAGCTCAAAGTCAATTGTAATTGACTTTATTCTTTCCTTGTTTTCCTTAGTTGCTACAACAACAATACTGTTGGGGCTCTCTTTGTCGTCCGTTTTGGCGGGCAGATAACTCTCCAGTTCTTTTAATCCAGCGATTTTCACTTTGCCAATACCTGAACTTATAAGATTGATGCTGACATTGAAAACAGAGCTGTTGCATGTTAAAGCAGTGCATGTATCCACCTCGAGATTTTGTTTACTAGTTTTCTGTTTTATGTCTGCCTTCTTAATCAATTGCTCAACCGAGATGAGATATTTCTCAGCCAATGAAGAGTTTTCTTCACGGTTTTCTTTCCATGTTCCCGCAAGAGACTTGTTCAGTAGATTGCTGGATGAGTCCAGAAAGTCCTGAAATGAAGAAATGAAGTACATTTATGACAGTTAACTGTAACACCTTGATATTATAGACAGGGGGACAACGCTGTTTAGACAAATCATGTAGTTCATAGCGCCCGCAAGTACCGCCAACCGGCTTCAAAAAGCGTGTCTGTGTATCTGCGCATGCGCAGATCATTACCTTTGTGCGGCATCTTTGAAAAAAGTGCATGAACTGGGCTATGAACTGGCAAGAAATGAGAGAAAACTCCAAGTTAAGCTTTGGAGaagggatgggcataaagggccatttcactgtaTTTTTCGCATGCTTTTAATATAAGgttaggtcctgtatggaaactacaatagttagattTTTATCCCTTATTTGGTATTTGTGGaaactttttctgatttgtgaaaatgcagaaaagggctgcttgtttttttttctttttgcattctGATCACCCTAGACTAGGTCCTCTATGAAAACTACAACAGTTAGACAGCTAATATCTGATTCTAAGCAGTGcgtcatttattcattttagaaTCTCTGGTCAGCCCTGGTGCCGTCACACTGTGCACATAAGCTCAATCCGTTTTCAGAGATCGGTAAGCATGATTAGTATTTGTCATtgagagtttttttctttatttttgcacTTTTATTATCGATTAATGTGTACTGTTCTGAGTTATTTAATGCATAGCTGTTCGGCATAGAGTTTTACTTCCAAGTTTTTCAGTGGATTTAATTGGGTTTGTGAAGAGATTTTATGAGTATTCACAAATTGGAGAAATCCTATACAAGAgaggttttattttatgtttacatatttcattcataaattgATGACAAAGCTGATATCAATGCAGACCTATGGTGTGGAAGACCCAGTGTCAGCAACGCCTTCACTCTCACCTGCTCACACAATTCCAGACGTCTCTTATCATTACTGGAAATTTAAAGTTGTCACACTTGACTTTTCTGCCCCGGTGGGTGGAAAAGTGACATGGGTCTCAAGAAACGACACAGAAACAAAAATTGTTTTGGCAAGAACGCAAGTCAGTCAAGGTAGGAATAACTTACAAACGACTCGTCTTGTGTTAGAGACGCATTTTTGCAATTTTCTGAAGCTCCTTGACAGTTACATGCACTGTGCTATTCATCAGCCAAAATATTGTCATGAGATGTAGCcattttgtgtgcatgtgtgtctaaACGATAGAAAGTGAGATAACAGTGAGGCTGTACTACAAGGGAAAGAATTAGTGAATGTAAATCATACCGATGTGTGTGCTAAAAATTTTATTTGATAATATGACAGTAGCCACGGATCATTGCGTTGGATAAAAAGTTGAGCCGCAGATTCCAATACTCACGTCCACcgtgttttcttttatttcgcCCAGCTTGCCTTCCAAGATGCTGAGTACGTCGACTGATGCATTCATATTGACGTAAGTGCTTATCGTATTCGTCTTCGTGAAGTTCTCAAATTTAGAAAACACTTCTCTAGTATTGTTTTGCAGATGACCAAGTCCACGGTCAATTAACTGTAAGAAACAGTAAAGAATGTTGGGGATAGTTGTGTCAGCCACtgccacctttttttttgttttaaaggagaactgcggtattttcaacattaagcctcattcaTGAGtcttctgcaatgttttagaacccccctcaccacttgtttgatgtttactgctgtctccggtatttgcctaattttgattcttctcaacctgcttcagaatggcagtaaggtgcatgtccaaaaaggtccgtaaaagcaccataaacgtccgttttcaaaatcatcaactcaccggagtggttactggtgtgcactggtaatccatataaAATGtcggatcatttttcggatcagaaaaaaaaaaataaatagacaagacaaataaacatgttttgtctttgtttatcaacacttttaaattattaaattgaaatatataaaatcaacttaaagtgcacaattaacatcttcttttcaacataatcaaagaaaaacaacttaaagtgcaacataaaaacacaccgatagcgtttgtgatcgcccggtcggattgtgaaggaaggggctgcttaaaggataagaccgtttttttacattgggcccttgatttcacattataacatgatgttctactcacccctgcttgttgttggtaatttggagctgttccgaagatattcgcgaggcgtctggctgctctcttgagatattcggccatgaaacggtttcctatgggcaagtttatacaggcacaaactatgctttttataatttattaattactgtacactagcactgataacgtggaggtgcgtcgcttacttaaaaaaatccgggttactgtaattttgaattttagccgaatgaataaataggcagcagatctgtgggctgtctgtggcagtagcacgacgatgacgtcagtaacacccactttacgacaaaaattcaaaattacagtaacccggatttttttaagtaagcgacgcacctccacgttatcagtgctagtgtacagtaattaataaattataaaaagcatagtttgtgcctgtataaacttgcccataggaaaccgtttcatggccgaatatctcaagagagcagccagacgcctctcgaatatcttcggaacagctccaaatgaccaacaacaagcaggggtgagtagaacatcatgttataatgtgaaatcaagggcccaatgtcaaaaaaccggtcttatcctttaaaagcCGCGGTGATGAGCGGTTGTTGAGCCACgttcggtttcactcctgtcagtgaaacacggggtgatgtcgctgcaaatgcgtggccatgctcgatgtgtttgcactgttgtgtggctttcttgtgccaCCGTGCCTACACACTgtcacggttttatccaccaacctctttccttcttcattaaaggataagaccggttttttgacattgggcccttgatttcacattataacatgatgttctactcacccctgcttgttgttgaacatttggagctgttccgaagatattcgcgaggcgtctggctgctctcttgagatattcggccatgaaacggtttcctatgggcaagcttatacaggcacaaactatgctgtttataatttattaattactgtacattagcactgataacgtggaggtgcgtcgcttacttaaaaaaatccgggttactgtaattttgattttttttgtcgtaaagtgggtgttactgacgtcctctggtgctactgccacagacagcccacagacctgctgcctatttattcattcggctaaaattcaaaattagtaacccggattttttttaagtaagcgacgcacctccacgttatcagtgctagtgcacagtaattaataaattataaacagcatagtttgtgcctgtataagcttgcccataggaaaccgtttcatggccgaatatctcaagagagcagccagacgcctcgcgaatatcttcggaacagctccaaatgaccaacaacaagcaggggtgagtagaacatcatgttataatgtgaaatcaagggcccaatgtcaaaaaaccggtcttatccttcaAATTTGacagcagggctctcaagtctcacgcaatgagcgtgagacacacgcatttcaacaagttcacacgctcacacgccacacatgccatttctcacgctgagaaattatcaacttcgtcgcacagaaattctaatggctgatactataaacgagtcgatggcaggttactgtgcgctcttacagctcagaactaaagctttggtacagctgtcttgatttagcaacccatcggcaaatcacaaaatagaatttctcagccaatcagaaaacagaatttcttgttgctgggtgtgaaatagctttcagctgcaagcacgcgtcccatgaatgcacagcggacatagcctattatgtTCTGAATGCATGCAGAAGTTGttgacgagctggaggtggaagagaaccgtcaggatcatcagcaggtcatatcttcatttatttgaatcttttattagttactatagttttcctactctttgtaaaagaccaatacctgacgattaaagtgttcgttggagtagtaggcctaaatattcagcacacaccctttgacgtgagcaacttaatgaaaaatgaaaaatatgtaggagtgtaattaggcttccgtggttaatttttttcaaaggtgactggtatgagcagattcccaataaggctatctacaattaccaaactggtattagttctgccgcactgaaatgctgatgcagacagggttttttccatggtggggctcaataaaaccaagaccaggaacactttgtttctgaatggaactctgtaatccatcatgactgtgaaaatggctgacattgagccacagtgctttaaatgggagcccccaatatcagtcatcaagcatcaaaatctaccacaaacacttacaacaacactcataaacaaacacacacagagagggactgctcaaggggcccatttggggttatgtttgtttttcttaatttaatttgtctgtttttttttgtttgttaagacgttgcatacctaaaacaatttattttaaaatatagcagaatttagtgtaaaagtgaagatttgtgattttggtataaataaaacaatttctttgttctttgagtagctagtttatggcgatgggatactgcaagggacccccccccaaaaaaaaacccgaaagaaacccccccacgcacatggcccggcccctgccccgcccgaatctcactccaagcaaacttgaaaacttgagagccctgtttgacagggaagccaaaTGCTCCCAAACAGTGGATGTAAATGACGTGGGGCGTGAAGCTGCTCTTCTGTTCCTCCGCTCGCCATGACCACGCTGTGTTGAAGGTGGGATTTTCTTTATGATAGCTATCActatgtcagctacgtgttatgtctgtgtggtaacctaggcgacaggtttgtgtggcagcgcgagtatatcgaaacagacagaggcagcagttatcgttacagtagtcaccgaagtctacttttatttctcatgcccactgttctacatgttgtacactgaggacaataaatcacaaacgagccataggactgtttgcttattgaagaggcaactgttgcagacttttaccacagccattataacgaacagccttgccactctctattaagccccattgtaccggctttttggctgcagttccaccagaattccactgggggcgtcagtggagaccagaatgaatggggccctatggagctagatgctacaaatggtcagtttcacctaagtctcctcaagagcgctcagatttgaatgtagtttctgagagctcaacatgggtttcaagtcaaaaatctactgaacgagtatatatatccctttgatttcttacaggttggcttcttgttgtccaccacgcgctagcattgtgctaatgacagcgctcgaccagaattacgaccagaggcaccgcttgacggctggctccataccaagcgacaacagaattaagatggactttttccgcttatgttaccacagcctaagaatctgtgatgttaccacacattctctcttactacagctcttccttcaAAACGCTtctgcctttgagaccaacaacaagcaggattgttgccgtaaagcggcatctccggtcgtaagctatgtatgacgtcatatacacttcaaatcctttttttaagccaatgagtggctctaaaaatctaaaactcagccatgggtattttctaaacatcctctttcgaaaacaacattcgaattactagagaaaaaattatatcttgagatcatgtgtgtgccgaaccgaaataattgatccgaacgaatcacggatcaatgatgatccgttgcaccactactccggtgagttgatgattttgaaaacggacgtttatggtgcttttacggacctttctggaCATGCACCTTactgccattctgaagcaggttgagaagaatcaaaattaggcaaataccggagacagcagtaaacatcaaaaaagtggtgaggggggttctaaaacattgcagacgattcataaatgaggcttaaaggtggggtaggggatctttttctggaacatttttttacatattgcttgaaatactcttcacacccccattgcaaccaattaattaaaagttttgacacaaatatgaaaagttttagtggcccctagaacgtacaatctaggaaaaacactatccagtCATACTGAATGGACCCTTAACGAttattggattctgatgccatCTATTAAACAGCTGAGTGAAGCTGTcaccccacccacgtgaaaaattcaagcaaatagattgatcggttagtgctccgtttgtgctggtttgtgccATTAAAAtttcgtttgtgctgctttggtttctgtgatattaaagattattttttaggccatccaaaggtcaccatccccccatattactccaaaacaaaccaaagtagtcttttttagtgctccgtttgtgcaggtttgtgccgttaaaacgggcgtttgtgctgctttcgtctccgagttatgttttactttcagttgatcacatgatttcactATATTGATCTGGAGGCAATgaatttcatctgctgcaggttgtaGTCATTCTGTTTTGTTCCAGTAAGTTCTTTTCGCCAATTCAGTCAGTAGGAAGTTGTCAGATATGTTGCTAACGCAGGAGACAACAGAATTAACACATAAAACCCTTGAGTGACATTCAGTGACGGTAATGCACCAATTTCCTTGCCAACCAtcaataaactaaattaaaaaatactgaCTCCGTAAAATACATATAACTTCATTattaaggcccatttatgccctacgttaactacggaaacggacgctttcacccggttccgggggtcgtgtcatccgtcagtttgtccgtaggtcaagagcttagcaatccggtgagctccgggcgaaacggagcaatattagaggaattcgtgggggcagtagagagtcaggagcgtgttggctccggaagttatggaggaagaagaagaacgaagagtaggagattaaaaaatttaaagtttttgaaaatgccaggtaatggaggagaggatttgtgagatggtcagggggtatatacatttgtatgactgcaacttcctcaattgacgccatgtttctcaaacccgcggccgacaatgactcaatatataccgccctctagaggatttcttaTGGATgtgcgcaatacggacggaggcataaacaagctccgggagcaacgtatggaccggacagacgaatttcgtccggttccgtagggcataaatagGGCTTTAGGCTAATGTCACTGTTATTTGCAGAAagggattttaaaaaacaaacaaaaacagaatgactacaacctgcagcagatgaaattcattgcttcctgatcaatatagtgaaatcattggatcaactgaaagtaaaacgtaACTCGGAGACGAAAGCAGCAAACGCCAGTTTTAAAGcggcggtcggcaacttttttttagtcatattagcttgaactgtcatgggattctggaaggagaatattaaataggctgtttaggaaaaataacgaaatctgtagctccctctgaagcctgtaatcatgcttgcaaaaaccgagcgctcccggctgtttttgaccaatccagttagggtggaggaatcctacctgtcaatcacagcttgtgcacacgctgctgagcgtgagtctgcccccagcctgtgtgcgctcacactggtgtgaactcacgtgcacaacctcgtccacagagggggaggggtttggggggcgattcggagcttgtcagaggttgggggagggacctgaaagttgtgtcattTCGAATtctccgactttagactcggaattttgaaaggttgccgacagcagctttaacggcacaaacggagcactaaaaaagtagactactttggtttgttttggagcaagatggggggatggtgacGTCATCGGCTGAAATTATAATTCATAATATCtcagagacgaaagcagcacaaacgccagttttaacgggacaaacctgcacaaacggagcactaaaaaagtagactactttggtttgttttggagtaatatggggggatggtgacctttggatgacctaaaaaataatctttaatatctcagaaaccaaagcagcacaaacgaaaattttaacggcacaaaccagcacaaatGGAGCACTAACCATCAAtctatttgcttgaatttttcacgtgggtggggtgtcagcttcactcagctcTATCAAACTacaacctgctcctccctccccctccttctccctgtgcgcgtaccctgctccgtgaacgaattacgcgtccagaagcttggcaggaagctaaactagagccagcttggctagcacctagcatttttaaacgtatagttagcatatactaaatactaaatacggcaacgatcgatgcttgctgtcagaacagcgctcgtgcaccttcgtgcgcgttcatgtactctagaggcgtgcctttgggggggaaagtgaagaaaagggttgggacgtcagtgtttcccacagatgtgaaggcaatgtgtggtggtgggctggggtggggggggggttggttgggtgtaaaaaattaaaattcttcaaaataattccttcgttaataattggtcacacaaaactttattgtattaacccttaagaacccagacccatttctacttaaatgaaaattaagggggttataacacagactaaatagaccacataaaacccatttcagaatttttttccaaaataccaccccagacatcccaagttccaaaaactcatttcagggagatgactcgcgggcatccgtgattaactatcaatatcagggagactcccggaccttccgggagacttgggatgtctgccaccccccactgtcagagatctgtaatgtgacatatatgtcaccttgggagttaagaacctggatcatttttccatcaaggaaaattatggggcacgtaaggatgtgtgacacctgtgtcacggtgggtgacacaggtggGGCAccggtcggactgttcagctctgtttcagactgatacctccggttcaggctggtcctcgatcatcctcaacacgcacttctctttttcaatcgcggaaaatattttttcaatactcatcttgattgaagcagcaaacattcagtgtaagagtttaaaaaacctactttatttgattcacagctgctagtgtttagacctcgacaacccaactacttttttttttttacggcaaacttgcaactagttaactttataaagaaggcgtaatcgcttgctatgggacgggacgggacaacattgtattcaaaatataaaatatttttataggactttttaaaggtgcacgtgataccaacctttcgtgaattctttcggttgagTTAATCTAACGTGACGCTGAgactagcaagcttccacgcttccagggaagcacggaggggaggggctggctgtgtgtgtgagtaggctatgcgagagagacgcgagggacagagagacggagggagagcagggaaaggaaatgcaacttaaagacatggttggtaatcctgttcagaaacacattttgtaatactgggtgaaatggtccgtctatcctgagagaaatctatacaagatgtatttagaaaaagggacgaaaataatcagacctctgtggcagcttcaggactgagaaaaagctgaccaatccgagatcagcgtcccgctgggGGGGGgcggagcttagaggaggggacactttcgaatcttgctagctctcttgctagctctctaggattacctaccatagctttaacgaatacgagtattttttaaatagcgttaaaaaaaataataataacgaaacccaatatgtggcggccggtgtttaatctgtggcgcaccgccacgaattagtctatgtgtgggaaacactggacgttttacctgtgtattttcaaaatgcagcttcgctggactcaaaattccaggatctcctaccctacctttaatgttgaaaataccgcagttctcctttaaacacTATATCAAACTCTTTGTAAAGACACAATTATTCCCAGAATTAGGTGCAGCTGTTGAACAATtgtctatttttattttgttgattcaCACTCTACCAATACAGCTGGGTTAGGTATCAGTTAAATGATTTTGTAACTTTTTGAATGAAAGTTTACGTACCTGTGCGGTTTCTCGCACTAGATTTAGGTCCTCGGTCACACAGTCCAAACGCTCTGGTTCCCATTTCGCATTCAAACTGCAGGAGTAGTGAATTGAATAATTGATTAGTCAGTCAAACCACATTAAATATGTGCAGGTTTCTTCTGTCCTCCTTTTGACAATACAGTACAAGCAGTGTTTACGGGCGTTTTTCGCCACGCTGAAAATCGATAAGGGTTAAATGTGATCATGTCAATAATCATGATTGCAGTCTTACTTGCATGTTCTTTTTATAAATCCAATGCCCTCTTTGCATTTCAGCTGTGCAGTAAAGCCAGGTTTGGTTATTGCCCAGTCACCATCGATGTTACAGTATTTGCCGTCTGTTAAGTAGAAGAAAAGTTAAAACTTCAGGTTTTCGTTCATTGGGCGATGTGGGCTAACTTGAGCTTGGGCTAACAAGGCAGCGTATTACTAGTGTATAATGTGTGAATATTTCAGtaggttaaaggggaactgcggtattttcaacattaagcctcatttctgagtcgtctacaatgttttagaacccccctcaccacttgtttgatgtttactgctgtctccggtatttgcctaattttgattcttctcaacctgcttcagaatggcaagtacggtgcatgtccaaaaaggtccataaaagcaccataaacgtccgttttcaaaatcatcaactgcCATATGCACTGCCATATGGTATGTGTatcattttgtgtgtgtattgctTGTCATATGATAATCTGATTGTATatggttttatgttttagtaTGATGTTGTTGCTGCTTCTAGTGTGTGCCTTATAGTGGCAACAGTAGGGCATGTATTGTCCATGTTTttaacgtgtgtgtgtatgtgtgtgttttagttcCCTGCCCAGGGACCACAGATGTAAATTAGCTTTTTAGCTAACTCTGGTACT
This region of Odontesthes bonariensis isolate fOdoBon6 chromosome 17, fOdoBon6.hap1, whole genome shotgun sequence genomic DNA includes:
- the adgrf3a gene encoding adhesion G-protein coupled receptor F3 — encoded protein: MLTSSCDGSLMGIKEIRNKMWIFAFLYLLCTDICQAADRDNSTQMYYAKMIIDKSAFKNVRDNLRAFMNNKLTIDNITITTECENKTDGMICNCSVGHKWSEEVCQTDGTCCGNGNCTFKNKQSQKCILDTTVGIDGSVTLEGEKYENCLKAAGSDDFIKCRDDLLKEIKKTFRTFKGFDSVTITEFRFGSIIAAFKITIVNAIDSQALMNKSQELVERLTGEINLETRGVVSMTMPNQPVHDSSTVEIKCTSEEDLGKEPEWSLVKQGKTYDIVNGTVSTLTSEHKQATVKLTQINELWEGKYICCYSQKSNSTNLYHKASATMDICHMPNIEAFTEPAFPLCEGTKQESVFLKATCRIQNSSENYDVTWKGATEDSHNGDQHSKTYTARAFVNCDQSSKNASKISCTFTNKCNQAKDTPVPIHIINDGKYCNIDGDWAITKPGFTAQLKCKEGIGFIKRTCNLNAKWEPERLDCVTEDLNLVRETAQLIDRGLGHLQNNTREVFSKFENFTKTNTISTYVNMNASVDVLSILEGKLGEIKENTVDDFLDSSSNLLNKSLAGTWKENREENSSLAEKYLISVEQLIKKADIKQKTSKQNLEVDTCTALTCNSSVFNVSINLISSGIGKVKIAGLKELESYLPAKTDDKESPNSIVVVATKENKERIKSITIDFELLRPRPPNVALKCVSWDNSSHSWTSYGCKWEAPFRCVCNHLSAFSILMSKKPLNVPALSQITLVGLSVSIASLVISLLIELIVWSKVVKTNTSYLRHAAHVNISVCLLIADCCFLATSEPESTSETLCVIFAALKHFCYLSMFFWMLCLSSTLLHQSVFLFHKVSKKYYLRFSFLVGYVCPFLIVFVTFLVNQVGAEGSYFSKHTCWLVFKGSLQGSIFTFIIPVGTIVFINVFSMMVVLMKLLDHQKIKQSLDEKEKSAAKTVLRSVILLTPVFGLTWIFGFFVLMIDLTEGPKALIVNYIFTVLNAFQGLFILLTTCFGDKMTRDALLSHFNKKPPGSISDSKTNLSTACKK